CCTGATGCGGTGTGAGCGTGTCGAGGGTGCTGTAGACCTCGTTCAGGGCATTGCGGTCTTCGGCGCGGAAGAACTTGCCGCCGGTAGCTTCGGCGATCTGCTGCAAGCTGCCGAGGTTGACCTTGGCTTCGCCGGACGCCTGCGGGTCGCCAATGCCGATGGTGTGAATCACCACGCCTTTGGCGGCCGCCATCTGTGCCGCATGATCCGGGGTGATGGCGCTGCTGGTGTCATTGCCATCGGTGAGCAGGATCACGACTTTTTCCTGCTCCTTGGCCTGCTCCAAGAGTTTGAGGCTCAAGCCGATGGCATCGCCGATGGCGGTGTTGGGGCCGGCCATGCTGATGCCGGTGTCGTCCAGCAACAGCGACAGGCTGGCGTGATCGAGGGTCAGCGGCGCCTGCGGGTAAGCGCCGCTGCCGAACACGATCAGGCCGAGTCGGTCTTCTTTTCGTTTATCGATGAAGCCATGCACCACTTCTTTCACGGCGGCCAGGCGGTTGATTTTCTGACCGTTGGCGTCGGTGAAATCGGTGGTTTCCATCGATTGCGACAGGTCGATGGCCAGCATCAGATCACGCACCGGTTGCTGGCGTTCGATGGGTTTTTCGACGTACACCGGGCGGGCCGCCGCCACCAGCAACAGTGCCCACACCAGCAGGTTCAACAGCAACTGCCAGCGGTTGGTGCGGGTCCCGGCCTGGCTCGGCGTTTGGCCGACCGCGCGGCTCATTGCCGCAAAAAACGGTACCCGTACCGCGCTGCGCGCCTCGCGGTAGTCGGGCAGGTAGCGATAACCCAACCACGGCAAGGGCAGCAGCAATAACAGCCAGGGGTAATCAAGCTGCCACATGATGATGCTCCACCCAGAGTTTGCAGGTGGCGAACAACTGTTGGCGCTGTTCGACGGGAAGGGCGCGCAGGGTGGTGTCGGGGGCGTAGGCGAGTTGGGCCAGTTGTTGGCTGAAATTGGCGGGGAGGGGTTGCTTGATGTGCGCTTGCAGGAAGGATTGCCAGTCCTCTTTCCCGAGCGCGTCCGGACCCTGTAGGAGCAAGGCTTGCCCGCGATGAACGATAACGGGGTTTGTCTGAAAGATCGCAGCGCCTGCATCGCGGGCAAGCCTTGCTCCTACAGACGGCGTGCTGGGCATGGAGATGGCGGTGCGCTTGAGCAACTCCGGCAATTCGCGTAGCGCACTCAAATCATCACTGCGCTTTTGCAACTGCGCCAACCGCACCAGCGCCTCGCGCCGATAACGATCGCGCCGCCATTGCCAATAGCGCCGGGCGGCGATGATCAGCGCGGCCAGCACAAGCAATGCGAGCAACACCCACCAACCCCAGGTCTGCGGCGCATAACTGACTGGCGCGGGTAGCGCTATTTCCTTCAGTTGATCAATGCTCGGAATGTTCGGATTCATCGCCGTCCCCCGGTCAGCTTGCCCAGTTCGGCGCGCAGTTGTTCCTGAGCGTCGAGGGCGGTGCTGAACATCATCAACGGCACCCGGCTGCGGCGCAGCAGGTTGGCCACGTCCTTGAGCCGGCCGCCGAGAAAGTCGCCAAGTGGCTGGTGCACCTGTCGACGCTCCACCGCCAGCTCCACCTGCAACTGCCCTTGGGTGACCAGCAGGCGGCCATTTTTCGGCAGGTTCAGCGCCAGGGGATCGTAGACCTGCATGGCGATCACATCGTTGTGTGCCGCCAACTGTCGCATCAGCTGCAAAGTGCGCTCACCGGCGCCGGCAAAGTCACTGACGATGCAGATCAAGTGGTCGTGCCCCGCCAGCGCCAGGCATTGTTGCAGGACCTTGTCGAGCTGGTCTTCGCCCTCGGCGTCCGGATTGGCGGCGCTCAGTTCCTGATTCTGCTGGACGATGCGGCTGCACAGCGCTTCGATCCGCTTGCGGCTGCGCAACGGCGCAACGCTGTCGATGCGCTGGTCATTGAACACCAGTCCGCCGACCCGATCGCC
This genomic interval from Pseudomonas putida contains the following:
- a CDS encoding vWA domain-containing protein yields the protein MWQLDYPWLLLLLPLPWLGYRYLPDYREARSAVRVPFFAAMSRAVGQTPSQAGTRTNRWQLLLNLLVWALLLVAAARPVYVEKPIERQQPVRDLMLAIDLSQSMETTDFTDANGQKINRLAAVKEVVHGFIDKRKEDRLGLIVFGSGAYPQAPLTLDHASLSLLLDDTGISMAGPNTAIGDAIGLSLKLLEQAKEQEKVVILLTDGNDTSSAITPDHAAQMAAAKGVVIHTIGIGDPQASGEAKVNLGSLQQIAEATGGKFFRAEDRNALNEVYSTLDTLTPHQVKTLSHQPKRDLFWWPLGAAIALLALYHLGALLRPHLSLARQRQEA
- a CDS encoding DUF4381 domain-containing protein, producing the protein MNPNIPSIDQLKEIALPAPVSYAPQTWGWWVLLALLVLAALIIAARRYWQWRRDRYRREALVRLAQLQKRSDDLSALRELPELLKRTAISMPSTPSVGARLARDAGAAIFQTNPVIVHRGQALLLQGPDALGKEDWQSFLQAHIKQPLPANFSQQLAQLAYAPDTTLRALPVEQRQQLFATCKLWVEHHHVAA
- a CDS encoding DUF58 domain-containing protein, whose product is MNADGLVYVSLAQLMALEFKARDLSFLARQPQGSILAGNHASRLRGRGLNFDELRRYQPGDDLRHLDWRASLRTGKPVVRTFTEERDRPALILVDQRMSMFFGSQRSFKSAVAAELGALAAWMVFNAGDRVGGLVFNDQRIDSVAPLRSRKRIEALCSRIVQQNQELSAANPDAEGEDQLDKVLQQCLALAGHDHLICIVSDFAGAGERTLQLMRQLAAHNDVIAMQVYDPLALNLPKNGRLLVTQGQLQVELAVERRQVHQPLGDFLGGRLKDVANLLRRSRVPLMMFSTALDAQEQLRAELGKLTGGRR